DNA sequence from the Arthrobacter crystallopoietes genome:
CGGGCAGGAAAAGGTAAACCATGAAGGGCAACAAAGCTTTTGCAGTGATGGGGTCCGTGGCAGCGATGGCGTTGGCACTGACAGCTTGTGGTGGCGGTTCCGGCAGCGCCGACGGCGGCGCTGACGGCAAGACCATGCGACTGGCGCTCAACCAGACCGAAACCCACCCCTCTTACATCGCCCTGGACAGCTTCGGGGAAAGGCTGTCGGAGTCTACCGAAGGCCGCTGGGACATCGATGTCTACGCGAACGAGACCCTCGGTGCGCAGCAGGAAGCCATCCAGCTGGTCAGCGACGGAACCGTGGAGATGGCCATCGTCTCCGGTACTCAGCTGGAAAACCTCAATGAAGACTTCCGGGTCTTTAACCTGCCCCAGGTGTTCGACGACGTCGAGCACCAGATGAAGGTTGTCGGCGACGAGGAAATCACCGGCGAACTCTACTCCTCCCTTGAGGATCAGAAGATCACTGTCCTGGGCGGCTTTACCCAGGGAACGCGCAGCGTTTACAACACTGAGAAGCCGATCAACACCCCCGAGGACCTCGCGGGCATGAAGGTCCGCGTCCAGGAGTCCGACGTGCATATGAAGATGATCGAGCTCATGGGCGGCTCCGCAACACCCATGGCATTCGGCGAGGTTTATACCGCATTGCAGTCCGGCGTGCTTGATGGTGCGGAGAACAACGAAATCTCCTACCTGACGCAGAAGCACAATGAGGTTGCCGAGTACTTCTCGAACACGAATCACCTTGTTGGCCTCGACTACCTGGTCATCAACACCGATGTGCTCGCTGAAATGTCCGAAGAGGACCGCGCGGCTTTCGATGCCGAGTGGGATGCAGCCGTAACCGAGCACACTGAACTCTGGCTCTCCGAGACCGACGCGGCCATCAAGGAGCTTGAAGCCGCCGGCACCAAGTTCAACGACGTCGATACGGAAGCCTTCCGCACGGCCCTGCAGCCGCTCATCGACGAATACGTGACCACCGACTCCGCCAAGGCCCTGTACCAAGCCACCCGCGCCGCGGCCGAGTAATCCCCTACTCAGAGAGTCACTGAAAAAACAGCTATGCATGCCATAAAGAAATTCTTCGACAAACTGCTTGCAGTCGCCTGCGTGGTGCTGTTCGCCGTTCTCGTCGTGACGGTCGTCTGGCAGGTCTTTACGCGTCAGGTCATACAAGACCCCAGCGCATGGACCTCGGAACTGGCCCAGTATCTGTTCGTCTGGTTGGGCCTGTTCGGCGCGGCACTGGTATTCGCCGAGCGTGGTCATATCGCCGTCGATTTCGTGGTGCGCAAACTGCCCGAGCGCGCGGAGCGCGTGGTAGCCGTCTTTGTCCAGGTAGTCATCATGGTCTTTGCCGCGGTGATCCTTATCTGGGGCGGCTACCGCGTCTCCGTTCAAGCCTGGAGCCAAGCGCTTACCGGTTTGCCGGTAAACGTGGGCCCCTTGTACCTGGTGATGCCGATTACCGGCGTGATCATCATTTTCTATGCGATTTACCACACGATTGCCGTTCTGCGAGGCGAAGAGGAAGCCATCGCCGAAGACGACAATCCGGACGTTATCTAGGAGAGCCCGTGGAAACAGCACTACTCGCCGGGCTCATCCTTCTCATCGGGATTGCAGTCCTTATCATTCTCAGCGTGCCGATCGCCGTTGCCATCGGTGTCTCGACCGTAACTGCGATCATCGCTGTTCTCGGCTTTGACCGTGCAGTCTTGACGACGTCGCAGCAAGTGTTCGCGGGGATCAACTCCTTCACCTTGCTGGCCATCCCGTTCTTTATCTTGGCCGGCGTACTGATGAACAATGGCGGCATCGCCTCCCGCCTCATTGACGCTGCCAAGGTCCTCGTGGGACGCGCACCCGGATCGCTCGCACAGACGAACATCGTTGCCAACGCTCTTTTCGGGTCGGTCAGTGGGGCCGCGGTCGCCGCGGCGGCAGCCGTCGGAACCGTTATGGGTCCCCGCCAGGCCAAGGAAGGCTACGACCGCAGCTTTGCGGCCGCCGTGAACGTTGCCTCTGCACCGTCCGGAATGCTCATTCCGCCCAGTAACACCTTCATTGTCTACTCACTGGTCAGCAGCACGTCCATCGCCGCTCTATTCGTCGCCGGCTACGGCCCAGGTCTCCTGTGGGCGCTTGCCTGCATGACCGTCGTCTATTTCTACGCCCGCAAACGTCCGGAACTGAAGTCGACTGAGAAGGTCTCCTTTGCGGTGGCCATTCAGACACTGCTCAAAGCAGTGCCGTCATTGTTGATGATCGTCATCGTGATCGGTGGTATCCTCGCAGGAATCTTCACGCCAACGGAATCAGCGGCCATCGCCGTCGTCTACTGCTTGGCACTTGGTTTCATCTACAAGACCATCAGGGTCAAGGATCTTCCGGGAATCCTCCTGGACGCCACCAAGACCACCGCTATCGTGATGCTGTTGGTTGGCGTGTCCACCGCGATGTCCTGGCTGATGTCTTTCGCCCGGATCCCAGATCTGATCTCAGACAGCATTCTGGGCCTGACGGAAAACCCGACGATCATCCTGATCCTGATGATGATCATCCTGCTCATCGTCGGAACCTTCATGGACCCCACCCCGGCAATCCTGATCTTCACGCCGATCTTCCTGCCGATCGTCATGGAATTCGGCATTCACCCAGTCCACTTCGGAACCATGATCGTCTTCAACCTCTGCGTAGGAACGATCACGCCGCCGGTTGGAAACGTCCTGTTCGTCGGTGCCCGCGTGGCCGGGCTACGGATCGAGCCGGTGATCCAGCGGCTGGTGCCGTTCTTTATCTCGCTCATCATCGGACTGTTTGTCGTTGTGTTCGTGCCTCAGCTGAGTATGTGGCTGCCGACCGTTCTGGGGCTAGTAGCCCCATAGCTGAAGGAACCAGAATTTCGTGCCAAGAGGCCTCCGTTCAGGATTGGACGGAGGCCTCCTGCGTTCCTCGTAGGCACCAGCATTAACTATGGCCCCAATATTCACCGGATGTTACCGTTTAACCGACGACGACCACACCGCTGCGCTCCATGGCAGCCATACCCCGTCGCTTGGGGATATACCGGAGTACACCTATGCGCCCTCGCCCACAGTTCCAAGCCCCTTCAACCGCCGTGCGGATTCGGGGAACCGGGATCGTCGGCCTGACCGTCTTGTCTCTCGCGGTTTCGGGGTTCGTCCTTCCTCCAGCCGTCAGCGCTAACGCAACGCCGCAGCCATCAGTGATCACAACTGAGCCGGCAAAGATCAATCCATCCGCTCCGGTCAGCACGTCAACTGCTGTGCCCACGACTCAGGAAGTCCCCCAGCCCTCGCCGACGGCCACTACGCCGAAAGAATCGAATCCAGCGGAAACGCCGGCAACTAATGAACCCGAGGTCAGCGAGGAACCAGCTCCGCTACCGTCCGTTGAATCCACCCAGGGTCAGCGGCCTGTACCGGCGCAAACCGGGCGGCCCGAAATTGACGCTGATATCGAAGTCCCGGTAGAAGAACTCTCTCAAAAGCAGCTGAGGGAACTGCTCGAAGTGCTCCAGGGCGACCACGGCGCCCAGATGGGCCACGGACTTGCACAACGGCAGCAGCGAGAGGCCGAACTCAGGCAGCCGGAGAAGCAGGAAGAGCTCCAGGAGCAGCTGGACGTCCTGGAGATCGAACGGACCGGCTCGGTGCAGGCATTGTCTGTCCCCATGGTCAACCGCAACAAGTGGAGCCCGGATGGGATCCAGGGTATCGACGTCAGCAGCCACCAGCCTGATGTCAACTGGACCACCGAGTGGAACTACGGATCCCGGTTCGCCTACGTCAAAACCACCGAGGCCCTGTCCTATCAGAATCCGGAGTGGGCGGAACAATACACCGGCTCCTACAACGTGGGCATGATCCGCGGTTCGTACCACTTCGCAATCCCGAACGTTTCCTCCGGCAAAGCCCAGGCAGATTACATGGTCAACAACGGGGGCGGCTGGTCTGCCGACGGCAAGACCCTCCCGCCCCTACTGGACATCGAATACAACCCCTACCCGGAGCTCGGCAACACCTGCTACAACATGTCCCCGAGCGAGATGGTCGCTTGGATCCAGGATTTCTCCAATACGATCAAGGCCCGCACCGGACGGCTACCCGCCATCTACACCACGGCAGACTGGTGGGACTACTGCACAGGCAGCAGCACGGCTTTTAAGGACCATCCGCTCCATGTGGCCCATTACCCCCTGGATGGGTACACCCTTGCCGAACCGCGACTGCCCGCGGGCTGGTCCGGTTTCGATATCTGGCAGTACAGTTCAAGCGGTCCGTTCGTCGGTGACTCGAATGTCTGGCACGGCACAATGACACAGCTGCGCGACTTTGCCAGGAACGCCAGTGACACCGTTACTACTTCCGTCCTCAGCGCAGCCCCAGGAGACCTCAACGGGGACGGGCAAAGCGATCTCCTCTCCCGGCGCACCGATGGCACCCTTTGGTACTACCCCGGTGACGGTTCGGGCGGCTATGGTTCCGCCACCCGCGTTGGCGGTGGTTGGCAGATCTACAACGCGCTAATCGGCGTGGGGAATTACGACGGCGATTCGCGCCCCGACCTTTTGGCTCGCCACAACGACGGCTCCCTTTGGTTCTACAAGGGCAGAGGTGGAGCTTCTTTCGAACCCCGTGTCCTCGTGGGGACCAGCGGTTGGAATCAGTTCAGTGATGTCATAGGTGTCGGCGATATCACCGGCGACGGCCCCAGGGACCTTCTCACGAAGCGGCCTGACGGAATCGTTTATGTTTATCCGGGACGGGGCACCGGCAGGACTGACTCGCGAGTCCGGATTGCCGATGACTGGCAGGGCTATGCCCAGCTGATTGCCCCTCAGGACTTTAGCGGTGACGGCAACGCCGATGTTATTGCAACGAAGCCGGACGGGTCACTGTGGATCCTCCCTGGCACGGGTCAGGCGCCAGCATTAGGCACGTTGTTCTCTAGAGAACAACGTATTGGGGCAAGTGGTTGGCAGGCCTTCACACAAATCCTGGGCATCTGGGACAACAATAGGGATGGCAAGGATGATCTGCTCGGGATTTATGCCGATGGCGGCCTTGGTTTTTACGAGGGCACAGAGTTCGCGGAGCCCGAGGGGTACAAATCCCGCGTCCTGACCCGCAATTCCGGTTGGGAAATTTACAACCAGATGATTACCCCGGGCGATTTCAACGGCGATGGCCAAGCGGACCTGGTCGGCAGGATGGCCGACGGCACATTGTGGTTCATCCCCGGGGACGGGAACGGCAGCTACGGCAGCAGGATTCGCATCGGTCACGGCTGGCAGATTTACCACGACATCATCGGAGTCGGGGACTACGACAGTGATGGTCATGCGGACTTGGTTGCCCGGCAGAAGGACGGAACATTATGGTTCTACGCCGGCACCGGCAAAGTGAACACATCGGACGAGGGATACCACCGTCGGGTAAAAATCGGCACCGGCGGCTGGAATCAGTTCTCTTCGTTGCTCGGTCCAGGCGACATCAACCGAGACGGAAACAATGACATTCTGGCGGTACTCCCAGACGGCACCGTCTGGCTCTATGCCGGTCCAGGCAACGGCCGGCACGGCTCCCGGACGCAGGTGGCTTCCGGTTGGGATCAGTACAGCTATCTGACGGCGACCGGTGACTACACCGGTGACGGGACGGGCGACATCATTGCCAGGAAACCGGACGGCACACTGTGGCTGCTCCCCGGCCGGAGCACGTACTCCTCCGGTTGGTTCAGTCCAGAAC
Encoded proteins:
- a CDS encoding GH25 family lysozyme, whose protein sequence is MPTTQEVPQPSPTATTPKESNPAETPATNEPEVSEEPAPLPSVESTQGQRPVPAQTGRPEIDADIEVPVEELSQKQLRELLEVLQGDHGAQMGHGLAQRQQREAELRQPEKQEELQEQLDVLEIERTGSVQALSVPMVNRNKWSPDGIQGIDVSSHQPDVNWTTEWNYGSRFAYVKTTEALSYQNPEWAEQYTGSYNVGMIRGSYHFAIPNVSSGKAQADYMVNNGGGWSADGKTLPPLLDIEYNPYPELGNTCYNMSPSEMVAWIQDFSNTIKARTGRLPAIYTTADWWDYCTGSSTAFKDHPLHVAHYPLDGYTLAEPRLPAGWSGFDIWQYSSSGPFVGDSNVWHGTMTQLRDFARNASDTVTTSVLSAAPGDLNGDGQSDLLSRRTDGTLWYYPGDGSGGYGSATRVGGGWQIYNALIGVGNYDGDSRPDLLARHNDGSLWFYKGRGGASFEPRVLVGTSGWNQFSDVIGVGDITGDGPRDLLTKRPDGIVYVYPGRGTGRTDSRVRIADDWQGYAQLIAPQDFSGDGNADVIATKPDGSLWILPGTGQAPALGTLFSREQRIGASGWQAFTQILGIWDNNRDGKDDLLGIYADGGLGFYEGTEFAEPEGYKSRVLTRNSGWEIYNQMITPGDFNGDGQADLVGRMADGTLWFIPGDGNGSYGSRIRIGHGWQIYHDIIGVGDYDSDGHADLVARQKDGTLWFYAGTGKVNTSDEGYHRRVKIGTGGWNQFSSLLGPGDINRDGNNDILAVLPDGTVWLYAGPGNGRHGSRTQVASGWDQYSYLTATGDYTGDGTGDIIARKPDGTLWLLPGRSTYSSGWFSPERKIGRGGWNMFDRILGPGDFNDDRKVDLLGIEPAGSMWFYAGTQFTTAAAVLPRRMVGTLHH
- a CDS encoding TRAP transporter substrate-binding protein, whose product is MKGNKAFAVMGSVAAMALALTACGGGSGSADGGADGKTMRLALNQTETHPSYIALDSFGERLSESTEGRWDIDVYANETLGAQQEAIQLVSDGTVEMAIVSGTQLENLNEDFRVFNLPQVFDDVEHQMKVVGDEEITGELYSSLEDQKITVLGGFTQGTRSVYNTEKPINTPEDLAGMKVRVQESDVHMKMIELMGGSATPMAFGEVYTALQSGVLDGAENNEISYLTQKHNEVAEYFSNTNHLVGLDYLVINTDVLAEMSEEDRAAFDAEWDAAVTEHTELWLSETDAAIKELEAAGTKFNDVDTEAFRTALQPLIDEYVTTDSAKALYQATRAAAE
- a CDS encoding TRAP transporter large permease — encoded protein: METALLAGLILLIGIAVLIILSVPIAVAIGVSTVTAIIAVLGFDRAVLTTSQQVFAGINSFTLLAIPFFILAGVLMNNGGIASRLIDAAKVLVGRAPGSLAQTNIVANALFGSVSGAAVAAAAAVGTVMGPRQAKEGYDRSFAAAVNVASAPSGMLIPPSNTFIVYSLVSSTSIAALFVAGYGPGLLWALACMTVVYFYARKRPELKSTEKVSFAVAIQTLLKAVPSLLMIVIVIGGILAGIFTPTESAAIAVVYCLALGFIYKTIRVKDLPGILLDATKTTAIVMLLVGVSTAMSWLMSFARIPDLISDSILGLTENPTIILILMMIILLIVGTFMDPTPAILIFTPIFLPIVMEFGIHPVHFGTMIVFNLCVGTITPPVGNVLFVGARVAGLRIEPVIQRLVPFFISLIIGLFVVVFVPQLSMWLPTVLGLVAP
- a CDS encoding TRAP transporter small permease gives rise to the protein MHAIKKFFDKLLAVACVVLFAVLVVTVVWQVFTRQVIQDPSAWTSELAQYLFVWLGLFGAALVFAERGHIAVDFVVRKLPERAERVVAVFVQVVIMVFAAVILIWGGYRVSVQAWSQALTGLPVNVGPLYLVMPITGVIIIFYAIYHTIAVLRGEEEAIAEDDNPDVI